The stretch of DNA GCTTGGCGCTGCCGACCGCCTCGTTGGCGAGGCCCTTGAGCCGGTCGACCGCGCCCGCCGTCGTCGGCGTGTCGTCGGCGAGGGCGGGCCCCACGGAAGCGAGGGCGAGGCCCAGAACGGCGCCACGAAGCGCCGCGATGCGGATGGTACTCATGCGGGAAATCCCGACAGTTTCAGGGGAGCGCGGTCATACCGGCCGATACCGTCGGGGCAATGATGCGCCCCTACCAGATCGGGGCGCCGGATACCGGTACGGGGCCGACTG from Methylobacterium aquaticum encodes:
- a CDS encoding CsbD family protein, whose protein sequence is MSTIRIAALRGAVLGLALASVGPALADDTPTTAGAVDRLKGLANEAVGSAKRGVGNLTEDESLKAEGREQKLRGQAQQERGKAKDVIENALDK